AGGACGAAGGCGTTCGTGCGCTTCTGCGGCGTCTGCAACAGGTTGTAGGGCTGGTAGTTGTACGAATCGCTGCCGTGGTAGCAGTGGAAATCGCCGCGGCCCGGCTGTCCGCTCACGCCGGGGTTGAGGGTGACGCGCGAGCAGCCGGACGCGGCGGCCAACGCGGTGGACGCATCGGAGCCGTCGTTGAAATTGACCGAACCGCCGGGCGTGGCGGACGAGCCCTGCTTCACCGGGGCGCCATCCACCAGATACAGGGCGTCCTTCGAGTAGGGACGGGCGGCCGCCGACACCGCGTCGATATCGCTGTACGACAGCCCGGCGATGACGCCGTAGTTGCTGCCGGTGTGCCCGGCGGTCAGTGCGAAGTTGCGTCGGTTGCCGTCACTGCGCTTGCTGGTGCCGAAGTCGCTGGACAGCTGCACGCCATCGAAGTGGTCGCGCAGGATGAAGTTGACCACGCCGCCGATGGCATCCGAGCCGTACACGGCCGAGGCACCGTCGCTGAGCACCTCGACGCGCTCGATCATGCTCGCCGGAATGGCGTTGACGTCGTTGTAGGCCAGGCGCACGCCATTGACCAGGATCAGCGTGCGCTTGTCGCCCAGGCCACGCAGGGACACCGTGGAGGCGCCGGTGCCGCCGCCGCTGTTGGTATTGGGATTGGTCGCGTTGCCGGCGATGGAAGGCAACTCCTGGACCAGGTCGCCCAGCGTCGGCTTGCCGGTGGCCTCGATGGCGGCGCGATCCAGCGTCACCACGGGATTGGCCGTCTCGGTGTCCACTCGGCGGATGCGCGAGCCCGTGACGGTCACCGCGTCGAGCGTCTTCGCCTCGGTGGCGCTGGCGTCCTTCGGGGTGTCCTGCGCCTGCGAGGTGGCGCAGGTTCCCAGTAGCGCCAGCGCGATGGCGGCCTGCAACGTCGTGCCGACGAGCCTCGCGGAAAACCCCGTACAGGAGGAGCGGTCGGACCTGGAGCGATGACGTGGATACATGGCGTTCCTCGGGGCGGTGGCGAAAAGGTGCACGGGGCCGTCGAGCGGTCCGCGGACCGCTCGGGGTGGGTGGAATGCGTGGTGGCCTTGAAGCTCAGGTGGCGCCGGAGGCGGCGCCTTCGGTTTGCCAGTACACGGCGTAACGCTCGCCCTGGATCGTATTCAGCGGTGCCACGTCGATCACGCCGTGCCGGGTGGTGGCGCGGTAGGTGAGCGGGGTGTCCGTCGGCACCAGCCACGCCAGTGGATGCGCATCGTCCGGCGCGATCTGCGGTGCGGGCTGGGGTTTGGGTTCGGGTGACGGACCCGATTCGTAGCGGCCGTACTGCTGATCGTGCGTGAGGCCCTTCGAACCCAGCCGCGCCGCCAGCACGATTGGACCGATCGTCACCGCCTGCAACGTGTCATCGCCGGGCAGGGTCACGCTGCGCAGCGCCATGGGCAGCGTGAGCGACACGCGGTCGCCCGTCTGCCAGGTGCGCCGCAGGGTGAGGTAACTGCCCGGGGACGCAAAGGTGTCCAGGGCTTCACCGTTCACCTCGACGCGCGCGCCCGGGGCGATCCACGAGGGGATGCGCAGGTTGAGGGCGATGTCGCGCGGCTGCTTCAGCGTGAACCGGAAATGCGTGGCCGCTTCGCGGGGGAAACCGGTGTCCTGGCGCAGGGTCAGGCCCATCTCGGGCCAGTCCAGCTCGGACGGGATGAACAGGTTGACGTGCAGCGCGTCGCCGTCGCGGAAATAGATCGCGTCGTTGAAGCGGGCGAACTCCTCTGCGCCGCTGCCGGTGCAGCACCAGAACGAGTCCATGGGCGAGTTGTAGAACTTCGCGCCACCGGGCTGCAGCGAGTAGTAGTACAGCTTCATGCCCTGGGCGTCCTGCGTGCCCAGGCGGGCGTTGTAGAGGTTGCGCTCGTAGTAGTCGAAGGCGCGCGGGTCGCCGCTCCACGCGTAGACATGCCGCGTGAGCTTGAGCAGGTTGTAGGCCACGCAGCATTCCGCCGCGTAGAGGCCCAGCTGGTCCTTCAGGTCGCCCGGGCCGGTCTTCCAGAATTCGTCGTTGCTGGAGCCACCGGTGGCATAGGTGCGGTTCTGCGTCACCGTTTCCCAGAAGAATTCCGCGATGCGCCGGTAGCGCGGTTCGCCGGTCAGCTCATAGCGGCGTGCCGCGCCGATCACCTTGGGGATCTGCGTGTTGCTGTGCAGGCCCTTCAGTTCATCGCGATGCGAGGCCAGCGGGTCGAACAGCGACACCTGGTCGAACCGGTGCGCGGCATCCAGGTAGCGGGTGTCGCCGGTGATGGCGTAGAGGTCCGCCATCGATTCGTTCATGCCGCCGTATTCGGTCTTGAGGATGTGCGCGATGTCCGTATCGGAGAGCCCGTTCAGCCAGCGCACGGTCCAGTTGCCGATGCCCCTGGCGACGGCAAGTGCCTGCGTATTTCCGGCCAGCCGGTACATGTCGAGCATGCCGGCCTGGATCTTGTGCACCGTGTAGAACGGCGCCCAGACCTTCTGGCCGGCGCTCAGCCGGTCGAAGAACGATTCGGGGAAGGCGCTGAGGTAGCCGTTGGGTCGCTGGCAACCTGCCAGGATGCTGACCAGTTCATCGCCGCGCGCCTTCAGCGTGGCGTCGCCGTGCGCGGACCATGCGATGGCGGCCGCCGAAAGGTAATGCCCGCCGGTGAAATGGCCGCGAAGTTCGCAATCGGGTTTTTCCCAGCCGCCCAGCGGCTTCGCGGTGGAAGGCAGGCCGGCCTGCACACGGAAGCTGTGCGCCAGGCGGTCCACGGGCAGGCTGTGCAGGTAGTCGAGGTTGATCGCCGCGGCCCGGCTGAAATCGCTGTCCAGCAGGCGGACCTGGTTCAGCGCGAAAGGCTGCATCCGGCACACCGGCTTCTCACGCGCGGCCACGGCGGTCGCGCTGGCCGGGTCGGCGGTATCGAAGGCCTGCAACCGCGGCGCGGCCAGGGCGCTGGCGAGTGCGATCGCACCCGTTTTCAGAAATCGCCTGCGTTCGTCCGATTCGTGCATGTCGCCCCCACCGCGTGGCCGCCGCGCATCAGGCCCGGCGTACCCGCACACCCCCCGATGCGCGCTTTCATCGTGCCGTCACGCACCGGCAGCGTCTTGTGTCATTTACAAGACGCCGGTGCGGCATCCTGCACAGTATCGGGTCACGTGAAGGCCAGCGTGACCTCGATCCGTTGCCCGGGACGGCCGTGCAGGCGGATATGCTCGCCGCTTAGGTCGCCGGCCGGTGCGGCGGCACCGTCGATCCGCACCATGCCACGCGTCGCCTGTGGCGGCGTGCGCAGCGTGAGCCAGACCGCCTTTGGCGTCGCTGCGTCGGGCAGCACCACCGTGGCGGACAGCATGCCCGCGCTGCGTCGCAGGTGCAGGCTGCACCGTCCCCACCGCGTCGGCGCCGCATCCAAGGACAGCGGATGGTTTCCGGTCCACCAGGCATGCGGCACGGCACGGCCCAGTCGCAGGGTGGCACCGTCGCTGTCGTCGTGGACGAAGGCCCAGCGCAGCAGCAGGGGAATCGTCATCTGCGCCGGCATGCAGAACAGCGGCATGCCTCCGGCTATGTCGGTGACCTCGCCGGCAGTCCAGCTGCCGGGCGTATGCCCGTGGTAGCGGTGCGCGTAGAGGAACAGCAGGTATTCGTCCACGCGATCCAGGCGCAGCAGCTGCTGCGCGTAACCGTAAGAGATGAAACCGAGGATATCGCGGCTCTTCGGGTCCACCGGGCCGATGTTGGCCACGACACCGAGGCTGGTCGCCCCATGGCCGCGCATCGCGTCGATCACCCGGTGCGCCAGGTCATCCGGCAGCACGTCGGCCTGCAACAGTTCCGCATAGGCGCGGTGCGGCCATTGCTGCTCGCTGGGATGTTCGGCGGCGAGTGCCTCGCGGAAGGTGCGCTTCACACCGGGCAACGGCGGCACGTAAGGCGGCTTGAGGTCGTGGCGCACGCTGGCGCGCACACTGGCCACCAGCCGCTCGCGCAGGGCGGTGGCGCGCGTCGTCCAATGCGACGCGGTGGCGACGTCGCCCGGTGCGATACGCGACCATGCGCCGGCCAGATCGGTGAGTCCGCGCACGGCCAGCGCGCTGTTGGCGAAGTACGGCTTCCACCACAGCATGGGATCGGGGAACAGGCAGGCGTCGGATTCGTTCCAGCCGTGGATGAGGCCATGGCCCGGGTCGGTGGCCGCCAGCCGCAGCGACGCGTCGTGCAGTTCGAGCAGGATGGCCGCGGTGGCCTCGATCTTCGCACGGTGCTTGCGGCACAGCGCCAAGTCGCCCGTGTAGGCCACGTATCGCGCGATCAGCGAGAGCGTGAGGCCGAACTGGCCCATCTCCGCGCCGCGCATGTTGATCATGCCGTCCGGCTGGACGAAATCGGTGAAATAGCCGTCGAACACCGCGGCGGCCTGGGCGAAGCGGCCCCATTCCAGGTTGGCGTAGAGCGAACTGGTGAAGGTGTCCTGGAAGCCGTCGTACTCGTTGCCGTAGTAGTCGCGATCCACCGCGCCGTACTTGGGGTAGGTGCCTTCCGGGCGTACGACCAGCTCGCGCGCGAACGCGTAGCGCGCCATGTCCGCCCAGCCGGGGGCCGGTATCGTCGCCACCGCCATGTCGGCCAGTTCGGCATGCCAGCGGTCGTGAAAGCGCAGCAGCGCGGCGTGGAACGCATCGGCGGTGGGGGCCTGCCGTCGCGGCGGGCAGGCCGGATAGCTGTGCCCGTAGACGACACGCGTCATCGCGCCATGTTCGACGAGCGCCGTGCGATGCCAGGTCTGCACCACGAAGCGATCCGTGGCATCCACGTCGGCGAGGACGATCACGTCGTACCAGCGCTCCGCGTCGATCGGCACCACCTTGTGCACCGCCGGTAGCCAGCCACCGAGCAGGCCCTCGCGACGGCGGGCCACTTTCTTCGGGTCGTGCAGGTCGGCGAAGGCCTGGTCGGCGTGGTAGCCGCGCGTGCTGCCGGAGGTGTAGACCGGCATCGTGTCCAGGCACTGGCGGGTGCCGACGAAGGTCGTCCACGGCAGGCGGCCGTAATAGTCCTCCGGGTTAAGCACCGAGGCCGGTGGCGGCGCGGCCCGCCGCACCTGGTCTTCGTCGGGCTGTCCCTTGGCCAGCAGGCGGTCGGCAAGCAGGTCGGGGCCGGCGACCGCGATCTCGGCCAGTGCGAGGCCGAGGTACGGCTTGTCGGCCTCGTCCCAGGTGGCCTCGGTCCGCTTGCCGATCACCACGGCCTGCGTGCCGTCGGTGAGCACGAGGTCGCCATCCGTGTGGCGCAGGTTTTCCAGCACGCGCCACGCGCGGTCGCCGTCGCGGAAGGTCGCCACGGGCGCGAAGCCGTCGAGGGACACGCCAGGCAAGGGCACCCGCGAGGCGGGCGGCGGCGCACTGGTGGTGGGCGCGACAGGTGCCCCGCCGGTATCGCCGCGCCACAGCGCTTCGGCCGACAGGGGTGCGAGGCCGGCCGCCGCGCTGGCGGCGGCGAGGGTGCGCAGGAAGTCGCGGCGCGCCATCGGCGAGCGGTAGTGGTCACTCATCGTCGTCGTCCAGGGCAAGCGCGGAAGCGGGCAGGCCCGTGCAGGCACCCCAGTAGTAGATGGCCACGGACGCCACCAGCACCACGACGGAATCCCAGGGATGGGGCAGGCTGCCGTTGCCGCCGAACGTACCCAGCGCGGACGCGGCGATGATGACGACGTAGAAGCCGATCAGCCATGCCGCCGAGCGCACCTGCTGGGCGAGCAGCGCGCGGGGTGCGCCCGTGGCGCGCTTGACCAGTACATACCCGGCGAACATGGCGATCTGCAGGCCGAGCAGCCACGACACCGTGCTCCAGCCGGACCAGTAGACGATCAGTCCGGCCACGGCGAACGACACGGGCCCGATGACGGCGAAGCCACGCACGCGGAACGGGCGTTCGAGTGCCGGCGCGCTGCGGCGCAGCGCCGCGACGGTGACCGGGGCCACCGCGTAGCTGAGTACCAGCGCGGCCGAGACCACCTGGATCAGCGCCTCCCACGAGGGAAACGGCAGCGTCCAGAAGATGGACAGGGCCAGGGTCAGCCACAACGCCGGCCGTGGGATGCCCGATGCGCGGTCGATCCGTGTGAGCGCTGGGAAGAAGCCACCGCTGCGGGCCCAGCCGTAGACGATGCGCGGTGTGGCGTTCATGTAGATGTTGCCCGTGCCGCTGGGCGAGATCACCGCGTCGCAGACCACCAGCGTGGCCAGCCAGCCGAAGCCGAGCGCCAGCGCGATGTCGTGGTACGGCAGGGCGAACGCCTTGTCCATGCCGCTCCAGCCGCCGGCCAGCATGTCGGTGGGGATACCGCCCAGGAACGCCAGCTGCAGCAGCACGTAGATCACGGTGGACAGCACCACGGAAAGGATCAGCGCGATGGGAATGGTGCGCTGGGGATCGCGTACCTCGCTGGCCACCGAGACGATGGGCGTCAGGCCCAGGTAGGCGAAGATGATGCCACCGGCGGATACCGCGGCTTCCACGCCGGACAGGCCGTTGGGAGCGAGGCCGTGGATGCTCAGGTTGGCGGGATGGAAGTGGGTCAGCAGCATCACGATGACCAGCACGGGCACCACGAACTTGAACACGCTGATGATGTTGTTGGCCTTGGCGAAGGTTTTCACGCTGTAGTAGTTGAGCGCGAAGAACATCAGCAGCAAGGCCAGCTGCACGAACCAGCCCAGCACGCTGGCATGCGTGCTGCCGGGCATGTTCAGCGCGGGCAGCCACGCGGCGGCGTATTGCCGGCAGGCCACCGTCTCGATGGCGATCAGGCTGGAGAACGCGATGAGCGTGATGAAGCCCATCAGCGCGCCCAGCAGTGCGCCGTGCGAGTACTCGGGATAGCGCACGGCACCGCCCGCGCGCGGCAACGCGGCGCCGAGCTCGCAGTAGACCAGGCCCAGCAGCAGCACCGCGGCGCCGCCGATCAGCCAGGAGACGATGCCCGCCGGGCCGGCCAGCGCGGCCACATGCCCGGCCGCGAACAGCCAGCCGGAGCCGAAGATCGCACCCAGCCCGATGAAGGTCAGGTCGACCAGGGTGAGGCGTTTGTGGAAGTGGCCCTGGGTGTCGTTCGGCATGTCGCTCATGGACGTGGCGCTCCCGCGGTGGACGCATAGGGCGACTTGCCGCCGCCGGCGATGAAGGCGTCGATCCGCTGGTTCAGCACGGGCAGCGGCACGGAGCCGGTGGACAGCACGGTGTCGTGGAAGGCGCGGATGTCGAAGCGTTCACCCAGCGCCTTCGTTGCCCGCGCACGGCCCTCGCGGATGGCCATCTCGCCCAGGTAATACGACAGCGCCTGGCCCGGCCACGCGATATAGCGATCCACCTCGGTGTCGATCTCGTGCTCGGCCAGCGCGGTGTTGTCGCGCAGGTACTGGCGCGCCTGCTCGCGCGTCCAGTGCAGGTGATGGATGCCGGTGTCCACGACCAGTCGTGCCGCACGCCATGCCTGGTAACTGAGGTAACCGAAGCGCTCGTACGGCGTGTGGTAGATGCCCATCTCCTGGCCCAGGTATTCGCAATACAGCGCCCAGCCCTCGCCATAGGCGGAGATGAAACCGTAGCGACGGTAGTCCGGCAGGCCCGTGGTCTCGGCGGCCAGCGGCATTTGCAGGGCGTGCCCGGGCGAGGATTCGTGCAGGGTCAGCGCCGGCAGCGAATACAGGGGCCGCGAAGGCAGGTTGTACGTGTTGACCAGATAAATCCCCGGGCCGCCGCGGCCGCCCGTATAGATCGGCGCGAGGTCGGCGGGCACCGGCTTGATCGCGAAGCGGCGGCGCGGCAGCAAGCCGATGTAATCGCCGACCACGGCATCCACTTCCTTGGCGATCCACGCGGCGTCTTTCAGCAGCTCGTCCGGCGTTTTGGCGTAGAACTGCGGATCGGTACGCAGGAAATGCAGGAATTCCGGGAAGGTGCCCTTGAAGTTCACCTCGCGCATCACCGCCAGCATCTGGTCGTGGATATCGGCCATCTCCTTCAGGCCCAGCGCGTGGATTTCGTCCGGGCTCTTGTCCAGCGTGGTGTATTCGAGGATTTGCGAACGGTAGAAGGCCACGCCGTCCGGCAGGTCCTCGGCGGCCAGCCCGTCGCGCGCGGCCGGGTAATACTCGTTGCGCATGAAAGCCAGCAGGTGGGCGTACGCGGGCCGCACCTGGGTCTCGATCGCCTTCTTCGCTTCGTCGCGCAGGCGGGCCTGTTCCGCCGCGGGGATGGTCGGCGACATCTTCAGGAACGGCGTATAGAACAGGTTCGCTTCACCCGCGGCATCGGCCACGCTGCGGATGCCGTCGTACTGGCTGGCCACCACCAGCTTCGGCTGGCTGAAACCGCGCGCCAGGCCCAGGCGCATGGCCGCCGTTTCCTCGTCGAAGTAACGCGGCACGTCGCGCAGGCGGGCCAGGTAATGACGGTACGACGCGGCATCGGTGAACGTGGCGCGCGCACTGAAACCCAGGTTGCTCCAGAATGCGGAGTCCGCGTTGAACGGCATTTGCCAGGTGTGGAAGCGCTGGTCGGCCAGCAGCACCTCCACCTGTTGCCGGTAGACGGCGTAGTTGGTCGGATCCTCGCCGGTCAGCCGTGCGGGATCGATGCCCTGCAACTGCGCGAGCACGTCGCTCCAGTAGCGTTCGCGCGTGGCCTGCGTGGCGGCGTCCATCCGCGGCAGGTGATCCGACGGTGCCGCCGGCCCGTTTTCGTCGTCGGCACCGGCGAACTGCGCCTGCCGCCAGGTGTATTCGCGCGTGGCGATGTCGCGGAAACGTCGGCCCACGTCCTCG
This DNA window, taken from Luteibacter sp. 9135, encodes the following:
- a CDS encoding glycoside hydrolase family 127 protein codes for the protein MHESDERRRFLKTGAIALASALAAPRLQAFDTADPASATAVAAREKPVCRMQPFALNQVRLLDSDFSRAAAINLDYLHSLPVDRLAHSFRVQAGLPSTAKPLGGWEKPDCELRGHFTGGHYLSAAAIAWSAHGDATLKARGDELVSILAGCQRPNGYLSAFPESFFDRLSAGQKVWAPFYTVHKIQAGMLDMYRLAGNTQALAVARGIGNWTVRWLNGLSDTDIAHILKTEYGGMNESMADLYAITGDTRYLDAAHRFDQVSLFDPLASHRDELKGLHSNTQIPKVIGAARRYELTGEPRYRRIAEFFWETVTQNRTYATGGSSNDEFWKTGPGDLKDQLGLYAAECCVAYNLLKLTRHVYAWSGDPRAFDYYERNLYNARLGTQDAQGMKLYYYSLQPGGAKFYNSPMDSFWCCTGSGAEEFARFNDAIYFRDGDALHVNLFIPSELDWPEMGLTLRQDTGFPREAATHFRFTLKQPRDIALNLRIPSWIAPGARVEVNGEALDTFASPGSYLTLRRTWQTGDRVSLTLPMALRSVTLPGDDTLQAVTIGPIVLAARLGSKGLTHDQQYGRYESGPSPEPKPQPAPQIAPDDAHPLAWLVPTDTPLTYRATTRHGVIDVAPLNTIQGERYAVYWQTEGAASGAT
- a CDS encoding twin-arginine translocation signal domain-containing protein; this translates as MARRDFLRTLAAASAAAGLAPLSAEALWRGDTGGAPVAPTTSAPPPASRVPLPGVSLDGFAPVATFRDGDRAWRVLENLRHTDGDLVLTDGTQAVVIGKRTEATWDEADKPYLGLALAEIAVAGPDLLADRLLAKGQPDEDQVRRAAPPPASVLNPEDYYGRLPWTTFVGTRQCLDTMPVYTSGSTRGYHADQAFADLHDPKKVARRREGLLGGWLPAVHKVVPIDAERWYDVIVLADVDATDRFVVQTWHRTALVEHGAMTRVVYGHSYPACPPRRQAPTADAFHAALLRFHDRWHAELADMAVATIPAPGWADMARYAFARELVVRPEGTYPKYGAVDRDYYGNEYDGFQDTFTSSLYANLEWGRFAQAAAVFDGYFTDFVQPDGMINMRGAEMGQFGLTLSLIARYVAYTGDLALCRKHRAKIEATAAILLELHDASLRLAATDPGHGLIHGWNESDACLFPDPMLWWKPYFANSALAVRGLTDLAGAWSRIAPGDVATASHWTTRATALRERLVASVRASVRHDLKPPYVPPLPGVKRTFREALAAEHPSEQQWPHRAYAELLQADVLPDDLAHRVIDAMRGHGATSLGVVANIGPVDPKSRDILGFISYGYAQQLLRLDRVDEYLLFLYAHRYHGHTPGSWTAGEVTDIAGGMPLFCMPAQMTIPLLLRWAFVHDDSDGATLRLGRAVPHAWWTGNHPLSLDAAPTRWGRCSLHLRRSAGMLSATVVLPDAATPKAVWLTLRTPPQATRGMVRIDGAAAPAGDLSGEHIRLHGRPGQRIEVTLAFT
- a CDS encoding DUF885 family protein gives rise to the protein MSRSLVGIACLLGMAALATPTHAEDVGRRFRDIATREYTWRQAQFAGADDENGPAAPSDHLPRMDAATQATRERYWSDVLAQLQGIDPARLTGEDPTNYAVYRQQVEVLLADQRFHTWQMPFNADSAFWSNLGFSARATFTDAASYRHYLARLRDVPRYFDEETAAMRLGLARGFSQPKLVVASQYDGIRSVADAAGEANLFYTPFLKMSPTIPAAEQARLRDEAKKAIETQVRPAYAHLLAFMRNEYYPAARDGLAAEDLPDGVAFYRSQILEYTTLDKSPDEIHALGLKEMADIHDQMLAVMREVNFKGTFPEFLHFLRTDPQFYAKTPDELLKDAAWIAKEVDAVVGDYIGLLPRRRFAIKPVPADLAPIYTGGRGGPGIYLVNTYNLPSRPLYSLPALTLHESSPGHALQMPLAAETTGLPDYRRYGFISAYGEGWALYCEYLGQEMGIYHTPYERFGYLSYQAWRAARLVVDTGIHHLHWTREQARQYLRDNTALAEHEIDTEVDRYIAWPGQALSYYLGEMAIREGRARATKALGERFDIRAFHDTVLSTGSVPLPVLNQRIDAFIAGGGKSPYASTAGAPRP
- a CDS encoding APC family permease; translation: MSDMPNDTQGHFHKRLTLVDLTFIGLGAIFGSGWLFAAGHVAALAGPAGIVSWLIGGAAVLLLGLVYCELGAALPRAGGAVRYPEYSHGALLGALMGFITLIAFSSLIAIETVACRQYAAAWLPALNMPGSTHASVLGWFVQLALLLMFFALNYYSVKTFAKANNIISVFKFVVPVLVIVMLLTHFHPANLSIHGLAPNGLSGVEAAVSAGGIIFAYLGLTPIVSVASEVRDPQRTIPIALILSVVLSTVIYVLLQLAFLGGIPTDMLAGGWSGMDKAFALPYHDIALALGFGWLATLVVCDAVISPSGTGNIYMNATPRIVYGWARSGGFFPALTRIDRASGIPRPALWLTLALSIFWTLPFPSWEALIQVVSAALVLSYAVAPVTVAALRRSAPALERPFRVRGFAVIGPVSFAVAGLIVYWSGWSTVSWLLGLQIAMFAGYVLVKRATGAPRALLAQQVRSAAWLIGFYVVIIAASALGTFGGNGSLPHPWDSVVVLVASVAIYYWGACTGLPASALALDDDDE